The Nocardioides humi genome includes a region encoding these proteins:
- a CDS encoding NADPH-dependent 2,4-dienoyl-CoA reductase gives MTAYPLLTTPATVGGLELQSRAVMGSMHTGLEDRPWHVDELAAYFAERAAGGVGLIVTGGYSPNVRGWLLPFGSQMTTRLNAHRHQRVTEVVHANGGRIALQLLHAGRYGYTPFSVSASATKSPITPFKASALSGRAVERTIDDFVDSARLAKKAGYDGVEIMGSEGYLINQFLAARTNRRTDKWGGSAESRMRFPVEIVRRIRQELPDFFVMYRMSLLDLVPDGQTWDETVELAHRIEAAGASVVNTGIGWHEARVPTIVTSVPRGAWVDSTLRIKQELGIPVCASNRINTPDLAEDVLAQGVDLVSMARPFLADADLVAKARDGRADEINTCIGCNQACLDHTFKAQRASCLVNPRACHETTLVLSPTRRAKRVAVVGGGPAGLATAVSATERGHDVTLFEASEELGGQFRLAMQIPGKEEFAETLRYFRRRMEVLGVNVKLSTRANPDLLAGYDEVVVATGVAPRTPAIPGIDHPKVVSYPDAITGRVCVGARVAVIGAGGIGFDVTELLAHREESLAEWKAHWGVADPAVVRGGVTDKAPRDPRREVWLLQRKESAQGKGLGKTSGWVHRAVVKDLGVHQLSGVSYDLVDDAGLHITVDGAPQVLDVDHVVVCAGQESVRSLYDELVAGGFPGSVHLIGGADVAAELDAKRAIKQGTELAAAL, from the coding sequence ATGACCGCCTATCCCCTCCTCACCACGCCCGCGACGGTCGGCGGCCTGGAGCTGCAGTCCCGTGCGGTGATGGGCTCGATGCACACCGGGCTCGAGGACCGGCCCTGGCACGTCGACGAGCTGGCGGCGTACTTCGCCGAGCGCGCGGCCGGCGGCGTCGGCCTGATCGTCACCGGCGGCTACTCCCCCAACGTGCGCGGCTGGCTGCTGCCGTTCGGCTCGCAGATGACCACCCGCCTCAACGCGCACCGTCACCAGCGGGTGACCGAGGTGGTCCACGCCAACGGGGGGCGGATCGCGCTGCAGCTGCTGCACGCGGGCCGCTACGGCTACACGCCGTTCAGCGTCTCGGCCAGCGCGACCAAGTCGCCGATCACGCCATTCAAGGCGTCCGCCCTCTCCGGGAGGGCGGTGGAGCGGACCATCGACGACTTCGTGGACTCGGCGCGGCTCGCCAAGAAGGCGGGGTACGACGGCGTCGAGATCATGGGCTCCGAGGGCTACCTGATCAACCAGTTCCTCGCCGCCCGCACCAACCGTCGTACCGACAAGTGGGGCGGCTCCGCAGAGAGCCGGATGCGCTTCCCCGTCGAGATCGTGCGCCGGATCCGCCAGGAGCTGCCGGACTTCTTCGTGATGTACCGGATGTCCCTGCTCGACCTGGTCCCCGACGGCCAGACCTGGGACGAGACCGTCGAGCTCGCGCACCGGATCGAGGCGGCCGGCGCCAGCGTCGTCAACACCGGCATCGGCTGGCACGAGGCGCGGGTGCCCACCATCGTCACCAGCGTCCCGCGCGGCGCGTGGGTCGACAGCACGCTGCGCATCAAGCAGGAGCTGGGCATCCCGGTCTGCGCGAGCAACCGGATCAACACCCCGGACCTGGCCGAGGACGTCCTCGCGCAGGGCGTCGACCTGGTCTCGATGGCCCGCCCGTTCCTGGCCGACGCCGACCTGGTCGCCAAGGCCCGCGACGGTCGCGCCGACGAGATCAACACCTGCATCGGCTGCAACCAGGCCTGCCTCGACCACACCTTCAAGGCGCAGCGGGCGTCCTGCCTGGTCAACCCGCGCGCGTGCCACGAGACCACGCTGGTGCTCAGCCCGACCCGGCGCGCCAAACGCGTGGCCGTGGTCGGCGGCGGTCCGGCCGGCCTCGCGACCGCCGTGAGCGCGACCGAGCGCGGCCACGACGTGACCCTGTTCGAGGCCTCCGAGGAGCTCGGCGGCCAGTTCCGGCTGGCCATGCAGATCCCCGGCAAGGAGGAGTTCGCCGAGACGCTGCGCTACTTCCGCCGCCGGATGGAGGTCCTCGGCGTCAACGTGAAGCTCTCCACCCGCGCCAACCCCGACCTGCTCGCCGGGTACGACGAGGTGGTGGTCGCCACCGGCGTCGCGCCCCGCACGCCGGCGATCCCCGGCATCGACCACCCGAAGGTGGTGTCCTACCCGGACGCGATCACCGGCCGCGTGTGCGTGGGCGCCAGGGTCGCCGTGATCGGCGCGGGCGGCATCGGCTTCGACGTGACCGAGCTGCTGGCGCACCGCGAGGAGTCCCTGGCGGAGTGGAAGGCGCACTGGGGCGTGGCCGACCCGGCCGTCGTCCGCGGTGGGGTGACCGACAAGGCGCCGCGCGACCCGAGGCGCGAGGTGTGGCTGTTGCAGCGCAAGGAGTCCGCGCAGGGCAAGGGACTCGGCAAGACGTCCGGCTGGGTGCACCGCGCGGTGGTCAAGGACCTCGGCGTGCACCAGCTCAGCGGCGTCTCCTACGACCTGGTCGACGACGCGGGCCTGCACATCACCGTCGACGGCGCCCCGCAGGTGCTCGACGTCGACCACGTGGTCGTCTGCGCCGGCCAGGAGTCCGTCCGGAGCCTGTACGACGAGCTGGTCGCCGGCGGCTTCCCCGGCTCCGTGCACCTGATCGGCGGGGCCGACGTCGCGGCCGAGCTGGACGCCAAGCGCGCGATCAAGCAGGGCACCGAGCTGGCGGCGGCGCTGTGA
- a CDS encoding SDR family oxidoreductase, with product MGTYAVTGAASGMGAAVAARLADDGHTVIGVDIKAADVTADLSTPGGRTTAAREVLDRAGGVLDGAVLAAGLGPAPGRDRSRLIAEVNYLGVVELLDAWRPALAAAGSGRAKVVVFSSNSTTTVPMVPRRAVRALLDRDVPRALRTLDRFGRMAPTFAYGASKIAVSQWVRREAVTRAWAGAGIRLNAIAPGAIRTPLLEQQLATPEEAERIRSFPVPIGGFGDPGQLAAWVVFMLSDAADFLCGSVVFVDGGSDAWFRADDWPRAVPAVRLRRYLNRMKEFRAQR from the coding sequence GTGGGTACCTACGCAGTCACCGGCGCGGCCTCCGGCATGGGCGCGGCCGTCGCCGCCCGCCTCGCCGACGACGGCCACACCGTCATCGGCGTCGACATCAAGGCGGCCGACGTCACCGCGGACCTGTCCACGCCCGGTGGGCGCACGACCGCCGCCCGGGAGGTGCTCGACCGCGCGGGCGGCGTCCTCGACGGAGCGGTCCTCGCCGCCGGCCTCGGGCCCGCGCCGGGCCGGGACCGGTCGCGGCTGATCGCGGAGGTCAACTACCTCGGCGTGGTCGAGCTCCTCGACGCCTGGCGCCCGGCGCTCGCCGCGGCCGGCAGCGGACGGGCCAAGGTGGTCGTGTTCTCCAGCAACTCCACCACGACCGTGCCGATGGTGCCGCGGCGCGCCGTCCGCGCCCTGCTGGACCGCGACGTCCCGAGGGCGCTGCGGACCCTCGACCGGTTCGGGCGGATGGCGCCCACCTTCGCCTACGGCGCGAGCAAGATCGCCGTCAGCCAGTGGGTACGACGCGAGGCGGTCACCCGCGCCTGGGCCGGCGCCGGCATCCGGCTCAACGCGATCGCGCCCGGCGCGATCCGCACGCCCCTGCTCGAGCAGCAGCTCGCGACGCCGGAGGAGGCCGAGCGGATCAGGTCCTTCCCGGTGCCGATCGGCGGCTTCGGCGATCCCGGCCAGCTGGCCGCCTGGGTCGTGTTCATGCTCTCCGACGCCGCGGACTTCCTGTGCGGCAGCGTGGTGTTCGTCGACGGCGGCTCCGACGCATGGTTCCGCGCCGACGACTGGCCGCGCGCGGTGCCAGCGGTGCGGCTGCGCCGCTACCTCAACCGGATGAAGGAGTTCCGAGCGCAGCGTTGA
- a CDS encoding SDR family oxidoreductase gives MTLAVTGATGGLGGRVARALASRGVAQRLLVRDPARAPELPGATVTPTSYADRGLAEASLAGVRTLLMVSAAEAADRREQHLAFVDAAAAAGVEHVVYTSFQGAAADATFTLARDHWATEEHLRASGMAFTFLRDSLYLDLLPDLVGEDGVIRGPAGDGRLAAVTRDDVAASAVAVLLRPDAHAGATYDLTGPEALTLAEVAAIIAEHTGRPVTYHDETVEEAYASRRRWDAPPWQYDAWVSTYTAIARGELAAVTDHVARLTGRAPTGLAAYLGRTPQSPA, from the coding sequence GTGACGCTTGCCGTCACCGGCGCGACGGGAGGGCTCGGGGGACGCGTCGCCCGAGCCCTCGCGTCGCGCGGCGTCGCGCAGCGGCTGCTGGTCCGGGACCCGGCCCGCGCGCCGGAGCTCCCGGGCGCGACGGTCACCCCCACGTCGTACGCCGACCGCGGGCTCGCCGAGGCCTCGCTGGCCGGGGTGCGCACGCTCCTCATGGTCTCGGCCGCCGAGGCGGCGGACCGGCGCGAGCAGCACCTCGCGTTCGTCGACGCCGCCGCGGCCGCCGGCGTGGAGCACGTGGTCTACACGTCCTTCCAGGGTGCGGCGGCCGACGCCACGTTCACCCTGGCCCGCGACCACTGGGCGACCGAGGAGCACCTGCGTGCCTCCGGGATGGCGTTCACCTTCCTGCGCGACAGCCTCTACCTCGACCTCCTCCCCGACCTGGTCGGCGAGGACGGCGTGATCCGCGGTCCGGCCGGCGACGGCCGGCTGGCGGCGGTGACCCGCGACGACGTCGCGGCGAGCGCCGTCGCGGTCCTCCTCCGGCCCGACGCGCACGCCGGCGCCACCTACGATCTGACCGGCCCCGAGGCGCTCACCCTCGCCGAGGTGGCGGCGATCATCGCCGAGCACACCGGACGGCCGGTGACCTACCACGACGAGACCGTCGAGGAGGCCTACGCGTCGCGGCGGCGGTGGGACGCACCCCCGTGGCAGTACGACGCCTGGGTCTCCACCTACACCGCGATCGCCCGCGGCGAGCTCGCCGCGGTCACCGACCACGTGGCGCGGCTCACCGGCCGGGCGCCGACGGGACTGGCGGCGTACCTCGGGCGCACGCCACAATCACCGGCATGA
- a CDS encoding acyl-CoA dehydrogenase family protein encodes MTTTAPTHPRPVARPLARAAKIGPRIAAHAARHDAEGSFVAEAYDELRAAGLLRAAVPVELGGDGAGVAELSELQRELAHHCGSTALASAMHQHVVAFTAWRYRRGLPGAEATLRRVAEDQVLLVSTGGGDYTHPQGEAVAVDGGYRVTGRKRFASQSRHGAVLSTMFCLEDPERGRRVLNMAVPLAADGITAADNWDTLGMRGTASDDIDLVDVFVPHERVLADRPWGVVDPPLQVISSIAFPIVSGAYLGVAEAAYDAAVAAAARRAGDVLVQRQVGAMRSRLQAARWALDGALRAVGDDPEPARETVLAVMAAKAEVARAGVVVCDLAMEVAGGAAYFRGSVIERCYRDVRAAKFHPFTPEQTLLQLGADALGQPTAIT; translated from the coding sequence ATGACGACCACCGCCCCCACGCACCCCCGCCCCGTCGCCCGCCCCCTCGCCCGCGCCGCGAAGATCGGCCCGCGCATCGCCGCCCACGCGGCCCGCCACGACGCCGAGGGCAGCTTCGTCGCCGAGGCGTACGACGAGCTGCGCGCCGCCGGCCTCCTCCGCGCCGCCGTCCCCGTCGAGCTGGGCGGCGACGGCGCCGGCGTCGCCGAGCTCAGCGAGCTCCAGCGCGAGCTCGCCCACCACTGCGGGTCGACGGCGCTCGCCAGTGCGATGCACCAGCACGTCGTGGCGTTCACGGCGTGGCGCTACCGCCGTGGCCTCCCGGGCGCCGAGGCCACCCTGCGCAGGGTCGCCGAGGACCAGGTGCTGCTGGTCTCCACCGGCGGCGGCGACTACACGCACCCGCAGGGCGAGGCCGTCGCGGTCGACGGCGGCTACCGGGTCACCGGACGCAAGCGCTTCGCCAGCCAGTCGCGACACGGCGCCGTGCTGTCGACGATGTTCTGCCTCGAGGACCCCGAGCGAGGGCGGCGCGTGCTCAACATGGCGGTGCCGCTCGCCGCCGACGGCATCACCGCCGCCGACAACTGGGACACCCTCGGCATGCGGGGCACCGCGAGCGACGACATCGACCTGGTGGACGTGTTCGTGCCCCACGAGAGGGTCCTCGCCGACCGGCCCTGGGGCGTGGTGGACCCGCCGCTGCAGGTCATCTCGAGCATCGCGTTCCCGATCGTCAGCGGCGCCTACCTCGGCGTCGCGGAGGCGGCGTACGACGCCGCGGTCGCCGCCGCCGCGCGCCGGGCCGGCGACGTGCTGGTCCAGCGCCAGGTCGGCGCGATGCGCTCGCGGCTCCAGGCGGCCCGCTGGGCGCTCGACGGAGCCCTCCGTGCGGTCGGCGACGATCCCGAGCCCGCCCGGGAGACCGTCCTGGCGGTGATGGCCGCCAAGGCCGAGGTCGCCCGGGCCGGCGTCGTGGTGTGCGACCTCGCGATGGAGGTGGCCGGCGGCGCGGCGTACTTCCGGGGCTCGGTGATCGAGCGGTGCTACCGCGACGTCCGCGCGGCGAAGTTCCACCCGTTCACCCCGGAGCAGACGCTCCTGCAGCTCGGTGCCGACGCCCTCGGGCAGCCGACCGCGATCACCTGA
- a CDS encoding nuclear transport factor 2 family protein: MTLHHGSDVFTDSFVLLRVDGVWRIANKTHHRTTCRPVLALVGRCNGQQA, encoded by the coding sequence ATGACACTGCACCACGGCTCGGACGTCTTCACCGACTCCTTCGTCCTACTGCGCGTCGACGGCGTCTGGCGGATCGCCAACAAGACCCATCACCGCACCACTTGTCGACCGGTTCTGGCGCTTGTTGGCCGTTGCAACGGCCAACAAGCGTAG
- a CDS encoding nuclear transport factor 2 family protein: protein MSAGSAFRAAVEARDVEAMRACLADDVVFRSPVAHKPYEGRAITGAILAHVIEVFEDFRYVRELQDDDGHALVFEAAVDGLQLTGCDFLVLDEEGLITEFTVMVRPLKAAQALAGQMAARFDRIVAMASGA, encoded by the coding sequence GTGAGCGCCGGGAGCGCCTTCCGCGCCGCCGTCGAGGCCCGCGACGTGGAGGCGATGCGCGCCTGCCTGGCCGACGACGTGGTCTTCCGCAGTCCCGTCGCCCACAAGCCGTACGAGGGCAGGGCGATCACCGGCGCGATCCTCGCCCACGTCATCGAGGTCTTCGAGGACTTCCGCTACGTGCGCGAGCTGCAGGACGACGACGGGCACGCCCTGGTTTTCGAGGCGGCCGTCGACGGCCTGCAGCTCACGGGCTGCGACTTCCTCGTCCTCGACGAGGAAGGCCTGATCACCGAATTCACCGTGATGGTCCGCCCGCTCAAGGCGGCGCAGGCACTGGCCGGGCAGATGGCCGCCCGGTTCGACCGGATCGTCGCGATGGCGAGCGGGGCCTGA
- a CDS encoding homing endonuclease associated repeat-containing protein, producing MRVPEFSDEQIAADLAAAAAELGEPLTASAYDGWQRPRDAASPALLIRRFGSWNAACAHAGVATNKTRSTSRRWSDDDVVAIVARYLAAPGSTGSFADYAAWAKEQDGVPSGATLRQRFPWAEVKRRATELS from the coding sequence ATGCGGGTCCCCGAGTTCTCCGACGAGCAGATCGCCGCCGACCTCGCCGCCGCGGCGGCCGAGCTCGGCGAGCCGCTCACGGCCTCGGCGTACGACGGTTGGCAGCGGCCGCGCGACGCCGCCTCGCCGGCGCTGCTGATCCGCCGGTTCGGGTCGTGGAACGCCGCCTGCGCCCACGCGGGCGTCGCCACCAACAAGACCCGGTCCACCAGCCGCCGCTGGAGCGACGACGACGTGGTCGCGATCGTCGCCCGCTATCTCGCCGCTCCCGGCAGCACGGGGTCGTTCGCCGACTACGCGGCGTGGGCCAAGGAGCAGGACGGTGTCCCGAGCGGCGCGACCCTGCGCCAGCGCTTCCCCTGGGCCGAGGTCAAGCGGCGCGCGACGGAGCTCTCGTGA
- a CDS encoding ABC transporter permease, translating to MSWLTANVDYVLDMLVQHVRLSVPAVVISVLIAIVLGRIAWRWPRAGTVVLGTASLLYSVPALPLLIVIPVLLGIPLRSGLTLIVALAVYGTALLAGTAADAFRSVDGRVREAAEAMGYSRTGLFWKVDLPLAVPVLLSGVRVITVSTVSLVTIGALVGIPSLGNLLTDGFQRDIRAEIVTGVVGTMLLAVALDLLLVGLGRLVTPWRATVP from the coding sequence ATGAGCTGGCTCACCGCCAATGTCGACTACGTCCTCGACATGCTGGTGCAGCATGTCCGGCTGTCGGTGCCCGCCGTCGTGATCAGCGTCCTGATCGCGATCGTGCTGGGCCGGATCGCCTGGCGCTGGCCCCGGGCCGGCACCGTCGTCCTCGGCACGGCGAGCCTGCTCTACTCCGTCCCCGCGCTGCCCCTGCTCATCGTGATCCCGGTCCTGCTCGGCATCCCGCTGCGCTCCGGCCTGACCCTCATCGTCGCGCTGGCCGTCTACGGCACCGCCCTGCTCGCCGGCACGGCCGCCGACGCGTTCCGCTCCGTCGACGGCCGGGTCCGCGAGGCGGCCGAGGCGATGGGCTACTCCCGCACGGGACTGTTCTGGAAGGTCGACCTGCCGCTCGCCGTACCCGTGCTGCTGTCGGGGGTCCGGGTGATCACCGTGAGCACCGTCAGCCTGGTGACGATCGGCGCCCTGGTCGGCATCCCGAGCCTCGGCAACCTGCTCACCGACGGCTTCCAGCGCGACATCCGCGCCGAGATCGTCACCGGCGTGGTCGGCACGATGCTGCTGGCGGTGGCGCTCGACCTGCTCCTCGTCGGGCTCGGCCGGCTCGTGACGCCGTGGCGGGCCACCGTCCCGTAG
- a CDS encoding ABC transporter permease — protein MNLFGDALSWIADGSHWGGPGGIDHRILQHLLVTFAAVGIAAVVALPLGVLIGHTGRGRLVVVALAGAVRAVPTLGLLTLLGLALGIGIEAPLLALVALGFPSLLAGAYAGIEAADRGAVDAARAVGMSEWQLVARVEIPLGADVILGGIRAATLQIVATATLAAYISDTGLGRYLFAGLKSRDYAQMLAGALLVAALALLLDLTMAALQRASRPTTGKVPS, from the coding sequence GTGAACCTCTTCGGCGACGCGCTCTCCTGGATCGCCGACGGCTCCCACTGGGGCGGCCCGGGCGGCATCGACCACCGGATCCTCCAGCACCTGCTGGTCACCTTCGCCGCCGTCGGCATCGCCGCGGTGGTCGCGCTCCCCCTCGGCGTCCTCATCGGCCACACCGGCCGCGGCCGGCTGGTCGTCGTCGCGCTCGCCGGGGCCGTCCGCGCCGTCCCGACGCTCGGCCTGCTCACCCTGCTCGGCCTGGCGCTCGGCATCGGCATCGAGGCGCCGCTGCTCGCCCTCGTGGCGCTCGGCTTCCCCTCCCTGCTCGCCGGTGCGTACGCCGGCATCGAGGCGGCCGACCGCGGCGCCGTCGACGCCGCCCGCGCCGTCGGCATGAGCGAGTGGCAGCTGGTCGCCCGGGTCGAGATCCCGCTCGGCGCCGACGTCATCCTCGGCGGGATCCGCGCCGCCACGCTGCAGATCGTCGCGACGGCCACCCTGGCGGCGTACATCTCCGACACCGGGCTGGGCCGCTACCTCTTCGCCGGCCTCAAGTCCCGCGACTACGCCCAGATGCTCGCCGGCGCGCTGCTCGTGGCCGCGCTGGCGCTCCTGCTCGACCTCACCATGGCTGCCCTCCAGCGGGCCAGCCGTCCCACCACAGGAAAGGTTCCGTCATGA
- a CDS encoding winged helix-turn-helix transcriptional regulator — protein sequence MPDYGTYCPVSMAAEVVADRWTPLIVRELVLGNTRFNDIARALPGISRSLLVQRLRHLERRGVLETWPAPSGRGSEYHLTAAGRDLERVIDSLGRWAIEWLFDELRPHDVAPTTLMWWMHRRVDLDRLPPGRTVVEFRHTAPDVTTIWLVMERTEVSVCLQHPGFEIDLTVAGPTPALADVFQGYCTWHEAVAAGRIEVVGLPRLAVALPSWFLWSPWAAVTRERADRAPAH from the coding sequence ATGCCCGACTACGGCACCTACTGTCCCGTCTCGATGGCCGCCGAGGTGGTCGCCGACCGGTGGACGCCGCTGATCGTCCGGGAGCTCGTGCTCGGGAACACCCGCTTCAACGACATCGCCCGGGCCCTGCCCGGCATCTCGCGCTCGCTGCTGGTGCAGCGGCTGCGCCACCTGGAGCGCCGGGGCGTGCTCGAGACCTGGCCGGCGCCGAGCGGCCGCGGCAGCGAGTACCACCTCACGGCGGCGGGCCGTGACCTCGAGCGCGTCATCGACAGCCTCGGCCGCTGGGCGATCGAGTGGCTCTTCGACGAGCTGCGGCCGCACGACGTGGCACCGACCACGCTGATGTGGTGGATGCACCGCCGGGTCGACCTCGACCGGCTGCCCCCGGGCCGGACCGTCGTGGAGTTCCGGCACACCGCCCCCGATGTGACGACCATCTGGCTGGTGATGGAGCGCACCGAGGTCTCGGTCTGCCTGCAGCACCCCGGGTTCGAGATCGACCTGACGGTCGCCGGTCCGACCCCGGCCCTCGCCGACGTCTTCCAGGGCTACTGCACCTGGCACGAGGCCGTCGCCGCCGGCCGGATCGAGGTCGTCGGGCTCCCCCGGCTCGCCGTCGCCCTGCCGTCCTGGTTCCTGTGGAGCCCGTGGGCGGCGGTCACGCGGGAACGGGCGGACCGCGCGCCCGCGCACTAG
- a CDS encoding DUF3556 domain-containing protein translates to MPFLTPVVPQVDPAEFLRRPHQERIRFLATFWAENGFGTQKVVHTIYIVKLLKNSVKYRIASAEKALGRSISSDRQAIELALTACHWLGRAVLLGAP, encoded by the coding sequence ATGCCTTTCCTCACCCCCGTTGTCCCGCAGGTGGACCCTGCGGAGTTCCTGAGGCGCCCGCACCAGGAGCGGATCCGCTTCCTCGCCACCTTCTGGGCCGAGAACGGCTTCGGCACCCAGAAGGTGGTGCACACGATCTACATCGTGAAGCTGCTCAAGAACTCGGTGAAGTACCGGATCGCCTCGGCCGAGAAGGCGCTGGGACGCTCGATCAGCTCCGACCGGCAGGCCATCGAGCTGGCCCTCACCGCCTGCCACTGGCTGGGGCGCGCGGTCCTGCTGGGCGCGCCCTGA
- a CDS encoding DUF1304 family protein encodes MTAVALVFAGLAALLHVYIWVMESLTWTSARTRATFGTTEAEAEATKELAFNQGFYNLFLAVVTAGGIVAYAVDEDTVGATLVFTGAGSMVAAGLVLLLSSPTRPAPRSPSSRSRSSPWCCSPSHSDRLAHPRPGTSRPMENRADDQLRALVLCCTLKPSPATSSSELLGRRVLEALGGHDVTGDLVRIADHHVAFGVSTDEGDGDEWPGIRRQVLAADILVIATPIWMGQPSAVCKLVLERLDAELSETDDEGRMLTYGKVAGVAVVGNEDGAHHVSAEVYQALSDVGFTVPANGVTYWVGEAMQGTDYQDLDPEPEKTASTTTTLAANAAHLAALLKAAPYPPS; translated from the coding sequence ATGACCGCAGTCGCGCTGGTGTTCGCCGGGCTGGCCGCCCTGCTGCACGTGTACATCTGGGTGATGGAGTCGCTGACCTGGACCAGCGCCCGCACCCGCGCCACCTTCGGCACCACCGAGGCGGAGGCCGAGGCCACGAAGGAGCTGGCCTTCAACCAGGGCTTCTACAACCTCTTCCTCGCCGTGGTGACCGCCGGCGGCATCGTGGCGTACGCCGTGGACGAGGACACCGTCGGCGCGACGCTGGTGTTCACCGGCGCTGGGTCGATGGTCGCCGCCGGCCTGGTGCTCCTGCTGTCCTCCCCGACAAGGCCCGCTCCGCGATCACCCAGCTCGCGCTCCCGCTCGTCGCCGTGGTGCTGCTCGCCCTCGCACTCTGACCGGCTGGCCCACCCCCGTCCGGGTACCTCCCGGCCCATGGAGAACCGAGCCGACGACCAGCTCCGCGCCCTCGTGCTCTGCTGCACGCTCAAGCCGTCGCCGGCGACGTCGAGCTCCGAGCTCCTCGGCCGGCGCGTCCTGGAGGCGCTGGGCGGCCACGACGTCACCGGCGACCTGGTGCGCATCGCCGACCACCACGTCGCCTTCGGGGTGAGCACCGACGAGGGCGACGGCGACGAGTGGCCCGGGATCCGGCGCCAGGTGCTGGCCGCCGACATCCTGGTGATCGCGACGCCGATCTGGATGGGCCAACCGTCCGCGGTGTGCAAGCTGGTCCTCGAGCGGCTGGACGCCGAGCTGAGCGAGACCGACGACGAGGGCCGCATGCTCACCTACGGCAAGGTCGCCGGCGTCGCCGTCGTCGGCAACGAGGACGGCGCCCACCACGTGTCCGCGGAGGTCTACCAGGCGCTCAGCGACGTCGGCTTCACCGTTCCCGCCAACGGCGTGACCTACTGGGTGGGCGAGGCGATGCAGGGCACCGACTACCAGGACCTCGACCCCGAGCCGGAGAAGACCGCGAGCACCACCACGACCCTGGCCGCCAACGCCGCGCACCTGGCGGCGCTGCTCAAGGCCGCGCCCTACCCACCGTCGTAG
- a CDS encoding ATP-binding cassette domain-containing protein yields MGIEFRDVGKTYPDGTVAVTGFSCTVPSHRTLALVGTSGSGKTTLMRMVNRMVEPTTGTVLIDDRDVRTLDKVELRRSIGYVPQAGGLLPHRRVVDNVATVPVLTGTPKRAARAAALELLELVGLDPALGRRYPAQLSGGQQQRVAVARALAAEPNVLLMDEPFGAVDPIVRRGLQDQLLQLQAELGKTIVLVTHDIDEAFRLGDDVVILRTGGIVAQTGTPKEIVAAPADDFVRDFIGSDRAERALRTVEVDGRNLVVDGDGRPVGVLG; encoded by the coding sequence ATGGGGATCGAGTTCCGCGATGTCGGCAAGACCTACCCCGACGGCACCGTCGCCGTGACGGGCTTCTCGTGCACCGTTCCCTCCCACCGCACACTCGCGCTGGTCGGGACCTCCGGCTCCGGCAAGACCACGCTGATGCGGATGGTCAACCGGATGGTCGAGCCGACCACCGGCACCGTCCTCATCGACGACCGCGACGTGCGCACCCTCGACAAGGTGGAGCTGCGCCGCTCGATCGGCTACGTCCCCCAGGCCGGCGGCCTGCTCCCCCACCGCCGGGTGGTCGACAACGTCGCGACGGTGCCGGTCCTCACCGGTACGCCGAAGCGCGCGGCGCGCGCCGCCGCCCTCGAGCTGCTCGAGCTGGTGGGTCTCGACCCCGCGCTCGGCCGCCGCTATCCCGCCCAGCTGTCCGGCGGCCAGCAGCAGCGCGTGGCCGTGGCCCGGGCGCTGGCGGCGGAGCCCAACGTCCTGCTCATGGACGAGCCGTTCGGCGCCGTCGACCCGATCGTGCGCCGGGGCCTGCAGGACCAGCTGCTCCAGCTCCAGGCCGAGCTCGGCAAGACCATCGTGCTGGTCACCCACGACATCGACGAGGCCTTCCGGCTCGGCGACGACGTCGTGATCCTCCGCACCGGCGGGATCGTCGCGCAGACCGGGACGCCCAAGGAGATCGTGGCCGCGCCGGCCGACGACTTCGTCCGCGACTTCATCGGGTCCGACCGCGCCGAGCGGGCGCTGCGCACCGTCGAGGTCGACGGCCGCAACCTGGTGGTCGACGGCGACGGCCGGCCGGTCGGGGTCCTCGGATGA